The following are from one region of the Ruficoccus sp. ZRK36 genome:
- a CDS encoding serine/threonine-protein kinase has protein sequence MDFSDDELKGLIAGDGGAFDPGEIIGNNFEVLEFIKEGADAEVYRVRNLTDGQEYAAKVPKDANAYGQFEHEIELYNILSRRHRSEHLVRVHPSIDHHGCPVFIMEYLHGHTLAERIQSGKALRPREIVKIIKDILSGLSELHRSGIIHCDVNPNNVMITQHGAVLFDLSAGVLSEKVGGRTPRRGTKGYMPPDEYLSYAWDVYSVGVIYYQLMLGDYPAWTRPVGVQDETTKSLTIPEKFGRYLGARPIVEKALQLDPDKRYRNATQMLAQMRNPVHSQRLFEGMNIFKRRHPLSFCVLGFVLVIVVLAGVGGYLWSTGRAEKLRDTYSLNLTHQDHALGWCFLSSEAWDLHKQIQTQQSAMDSQDGAIVAIDEVLLRLKDDGSKQYTLTLEFSSLASGRSEAVEFPLEWSEVQGGYCLDLKDARVVKGITPKTRVLIKLKRHRRLWLDKEYAAPERAFQRLQPTPNGWVSWEDDGTSFSLRVGGSYLSAN, from the coding sequence ATGGATTTTTCCGACGACGAGTTGAAGGGCCTGATCGCAGGAGACGGCGGTGCTTTTGACCCCGGAGAGATTATCGGCAATAACTTCGAGGTCCTGGAGTTTATCAAGGAGGGAGCGGACGCGGAGGTGTACCGCGTCAGGAACCTGACAGACGGGCAGGAGTATGCGGCCAAGGTGCCGAAGGATGCGAATGCCTATGGGCAGTTCGAGCACGAGATCGAGTTGTATAATATTTTGAGTCGTCGGCATCGTTCGGAGCACTTGGTGCGGGTGCACCCCTCGATCGACCACCATGGCTGCCCGGTCTTCATTATGGAGTATTTGCACGGTCATACCTTGGCCGAGCGTATTCAGTCCGGGAAGGCGCTTCGCCCGCGGGAGATCGTCAAGATCATCAAAGATATCCTCAGTGGGCTGTCCGAGCTGCACCGCTCAGGGATTATCCACTGCGACGTCAACCCGAACAATGTCATGATCACGCAGCACGGGGCCGTGTTGTTCGATCTGAGCGCGGGCGTCCTAAGCGAGAAGGTCGGTGGGCGTACGCCCAGACGCGGGACCAAGGGCTACATGCCGCCGGATGAATACCTTTCCTATGCCTGGGATGTTTATTCGGTCGGCGTGATTTACTATCAGCTGATGCTCGGAGATTACCCGGCCTGGACGCGACCGGTCGGTGTGCAGGACGAGACGACCAAATCGCTGACGATACCAGAGAAGTTCGGGCGCTACCTGGGGGCGCGTCCGATCGTGGAAAAGGCCCTGCAGCTGGACCCGGATAAGCGCTACCGCAATGCCACGCAGATGCTCGCTCAAATGCGCAACCCGGTCCACAGCCAGCGTTTGTTTGAGGGGATGAATATTTTTAAACGCCGCCACCCACTGTCGTTCTGTGTATTGGGCTTCGTGCTTGTGATCGTTGTGCTGGCTGGTGTTGGGGGCTATCTTTGGTCTACTGGACGAGCCGAGAAACTCAGGGATACCTACTCGCTGAACCTGACCCATCAGGACCATGCCCTCGGATGGTGCTTTCTGTCGAGTGAGGCCTGGGACCTGCACAAGCAGATACAGACGCAACAAAGCGCAATGGATTCACAAGACGGGGCCATCGTAGCAATCGACGAGGTGTTGCTGCGTCTGAAGGATGATGGCAGTAAGCAGTATACGCTCACGCTTGAGTTTTCTTCGTTAGCCAGTGGCAGGTCAGAGGCGGTGGAATTTCCGTTGGAGTGGTCGGAGGTCCAGGGCGGCTACTGCCTGGACCTGAAAGATGCCAGAGTGGTTAAGGGGATCACCCCGAAAACCCGCGTGCTTATCAAATTGAAACGTCACCGGCGTTTGTGGTTGGATAAGGAGTACGCGGCCCCTGAGCGGGCTTTCCAGAGACTTCAGCCTACCCCGAATGGGTGGGTGAGCTGGGAGGACGATGGTACGTCCTTCAGCCTGAGAGTTGGCGGCAGCTACCTGTCCGCGAACTGA
- a CDS encoding DUF5131 family protein has product MKGRNNFGLKLKNIRKTMSKETHPTWCDSTANPMMGGKHSELFAPADTILDSIDKVVHAQCGDWTEGQARELYAELINEAYDAIEAPSEHHSKALTTTNLYHLRKKFIAKVKADYGKHSSAAAHRAIEERITSHAAMQHFKKGYSLVNPERKPKKGYAPTFESVTKFNGRGRKAAALSDLLGCRSANEAWKVPLARIICIGDLGDAFSDEANFEFLEAEMKQAIRSEAGQKHLWVWSTMCPDVMGKFAERIGGFFTNVCVMTTLTRVDEVNLKRLDDLKAVNAAMRALCLMPAAEIEMDKLNLDSIDWVILEGESKHGKYPRALTVEWVEKLRAHCQEQGVAFYLQQLGGNPSQNGMTLGLKDGDGADWDEWSSTLRVREFPQAFHEFRKEELDSPGTEYPDRSKGRPNTSTLPALPMDKLNEAEREELEQCEECIQRGKHVFEKVGYALLKIKNDRLYREKYKSFQEYCELKHGFSRQYGYLVANAVAAKEIISPKLAARGLPLIETERGLRLFGGLKGSAYDEVIDIVAEEIGEEKASIPYPIIEKAVKTIKQKSKKPKGPELDDSMEDKAPVNDAVMLGTDLMIDEDDTPPIRLSKPIFRGFLPQSTSDKCTSSGEGLAAKLRRAVSMAEKGDLTQVYEVLEAILKEKEVRS; this is encoded by the coding sequence ATGAAGGGTCGAAACAACTTCGGCCTAAAACTCAAAAATATAAGAAAAACCATGAGTAAAGAAACTCATCCGACCTGGTGCGACAGCACCGCGAATCCCATGATGGGCGGCAAACACAGTGAACTGTTTGCTCCCGCCGACACGATCCTCGATAGCATCGACAAGGTCGTTCATGCCCAGTGTGGCGACTGGACGGAAGGCCAGGCCCGCGAGCTCTACGCAGAGCTGATTAACGAAGCCTACGATGCGATCGAAGCGCCCAGCGAGCATCACAGCAAAGCACTCACCACCACGAACCTCTACCACCTTCGCAAGAAATTTATCGCGAAGGTGAAAGCCGATTACGGGAAGCATTCTTCCGCTGCTGCCCATCGGGCAATTGAGGAGCGGATCACTAGCCATGCTGCCATGCAGCATTTCAAGAAGGGCTACAGCCTGGTAAATCCGGAACGTAAGCCGAAGAAGGGATATGCTCCCACCTTTGAGAGCGTGACCAAATTCAATGGCAGGGGCCGTAAGGCTGCTGCCCTGTCAGACCTGCTTGGCTGTCGCTCGGCAAATGAAGCATGGAAAGTACCGCTCGCCCGCATCATCTGCATCGGTGACCTCGGAGATGCCTTCAGCGATGAGGCGAATTTCGAGTTTCTCGAAGCAGAAATGAAGCAGGCAATCCGTAGTGAAGCAGGCCAGAAACACCTCTGGGTCTGGTCAACCATGTGCCCCGATGTGATGGGCAAGTTCGCTGAACGCATTGGCGGTTTTTTTACCAATGTCTGTGTGATGACGACGCTCACCCGTGTCGACGAAGTCAATCTGAAGCGCTTGGATGATCTCAAGGCCGTCAACGCAGCCATGCGGGCACTATGCCTCATGCCCGCAGCCGAGATTGAGATGGATAAGCTGAATCTCGATAGCATCGACTGGGTCATCCTCGAAGGGGAAAGCAAGCACGGCAAATATCCTCGTGCCTTGACGGTTGAGTGGGTGGAAAAGCTGCGTGCGCACTGTCAGGAGCAGGGCGTGGCTTTCTACCTGCAGCAACTGGGCGGCAATCCATCACAAAACGGCATGACGCTCGGGCTGAAGGACGGGGACGGTGCGGACTGGGACGAATGGTCCTCCACGCTACGTGTGCGCGAATTCCCGCAGGCCTTCCATGAGTTCCGAAAAGAGGAGTTGGATAGTCCGGGCACGGAGTATCCCGACCGGAGTAAGGGGCGTCCGAATACGTCCACCTTGCCCGCTCTGCCTATGGATAAGCTCAATGAAGCCGAGCGCGAGGAGCTGGAGCAGTGCGAGGAATGTATTCAGCGTGGAAAGCATGTATTCGAGAAAGTCGGCTATGCGCTGCTGAAGATCAAGAACGACCGACTCTACCGCGAAAAATACAAAAGCTTCCAGGAGTACTGCGAACTGAAGCATGGGTTCTCGCGTCAATACGGTTACTTGGTAGCCAATGCCGTTGCAGCAAAGGAAATTATCTCTCCGAAGCTTGCCGCGCGTGGTCTGCCGTTAATCGAAACGGAGCGAGGCTTGAGGCTCTTCGGTGGCCTCAAAGGCAGTGCCTATGATGAGGTGATCGATATCGTTGCGGAGGAAATCGGTGAGGAAAAGGCATCCATTCCTTACCCGATTATCGAAAAGGCGGTCAAAACCATCAAGCAGAAGTCCAAGAAGCCGAAGGGGCCTGAACTCGATGATTCTATGGAGGACAAGGCACCGGTGAACGATGCTGTGATGCTCGGTACCGATCTGATGATCGATGAGGATGACACGCCACCGATAAGGCTGAGCAAGCCGATATTCCGGGGATTTCTCCCTCAATCGACCAGCGATAAGTGTACTTCGTCAGGCGAGGGACTCGCTGCCAAACTGCGGCGAGCTGTATCAATGGCAGAAAAAGGTGATCTGACTCAGGTCTACGAGGTTTTGGAAGCGATCCTGAAAGAAAAGGAAGTCAGGTCCTGA